In Hoeflea sp. 108, the genomic stretch ACCATCGCCGTCGTTGCCGGTGACGCCCGCGAACAGGAAATCGCCCGTTGTGCAGTGCGCGCCGGCGCCACCGTCCGTGCCTATGGTTTCCCATGGCCTGACGAGGGCATCGAAGGCGTCTACCACGCCAAGGACGCCGCCGATGCGCTCAAGGGGGCCGACATCGCCCTGTTCCCGATCCCCGGCATCACCGCGGAAGGCGCGCTGTTTGCGCCGAAGTGCCCTGAGAAGATCATCCCGACCCGCGAGATGCTTGATGGTATGAACAAGCCTGCTCATATCATCCTCGGCTGGGCCGACGCCAATCTGAAGGCTCATTGCGAGGCCCTCGGCATTACGCTGCACGAGTATGAATGGGACGTCGATCTGATGCTGCTGCGCGGCCCGGCGATTGTCGAAGGTGTGCTCAAGGTGATCATCGAGAACACCCAGATCACCATCCACAAGTCCAACATCTGCCTGGTCGGGCAGGGCACAATTGGCTCGCTTTTGACCAACACGCTGGTGGCGCTCGGCGCCCATGTCCATGTCGCTGCGCGCAATCCGGTTCAGCGTGCAGCGGCTTACGCCGCAGGCGCGGAATCGCTGACGCTCGAACAGTTGCCCGAATTCCTGCCCAAGATGGACATCGTCATCGGCAGCGTGCCGAAGCGGCTGCTCGATCGTGACCAGCTGAAGCTGTTGCCCAAGCACGCGCTGCTGGTCGATGTCGCGGCGCCGCCCGGCACCATCGATAGGGAGGCGGCTGCCGAGCTGGGGCTGAAGGCGATCTGGGCTCGCGGCATGGGCGCTCGCGCCCCGATCACCGTCGGCCGCAGTCAGTGGAGCGGCATCTCGAGGCGCATCGAAGGCATTTTGGAGCAGAAGTGATGAAGGCGGATCTGGTCATCAAGAACGCGCGCGTGGTTCGCCACGACGGCGAATTCCACGGCGGCGTCGCGGTCAAGGACGGCAAAATCGTGCTGACCGGAGCCGACGAGGTGCTGCCGGACGCAACCCGCACCATCGATGCCGAGGGCAAGGTGCTCATGCCGGGCCTGATCGACCCGCATTGCCATCTCGGCGTGAAGTTCCCCTATCCTGAGGACATGCGCACCGAGACGGCGGCAGCTGCCTCAGGCGGTGTCACCACCGCGCTGCTCTACATCCGCAACCTCAAGGAATCCTATCTGCCGTTCTACGAGGAGCGGAAGGCGCTGGGCGAGGAGAACTCGGTCATCGATTTCGGCTTCCACTTCGGCATCCAGCGCGAGGAACACATCGCCGAAATCCCC encodes the following:
- a CDS encoding dipicolinate synthase subunit DpsA, with amino-acid sequence MSWNNTTIAVVAGDAREQEIARCAVRAGATVRAYGFPWPDEGIEGVYHAKDAADALKGADIALFPIPGITAEGALFAPKCPEKIIPTREMLDGMNKPAHIILGWADANLKAHCEALGITLHEYEWDVDLMLLRGPAIVEGVLKVIIENTQITIHKSNICLVGQGTIGSLLTNTLVALGAHVHVAARNPVQRAAAYAAGAESLTLEQLPEFLPKMDIVIGSVPKRLLDRDQLKLLPKHALLVDVAAPPGTIDREAAAELGLKAIWARGMGARAPITVGRSQWSGISRRIEGILEQK